From the genome of Bradyrhizobium sp. SZCCHNS1050, one region includes:
- a CDS encoding adenylate/guanylate cyclase domain-containing protein, protein MQIVGGAGQANEAPAEFDQALMRQTLNTELLRVRALIATAALFLVISVLVEIFEPRISEWIWPSRIGVLYVYAIIVAFISFETLILFRIKADIRHGRDVPVIWRYVSALVETSLPTFVLILQIEGIGHDKALGFGAPLVYFIFIVLSTLRLDFWLSSFTGLVAAVELLVVALFDRPSIDLSQNPEVYYHGERSFIILLCGMLAGAVSVQLRRQFAASIEAASARDRVTDLFGQHVSPQVVERLMKEGTAEARDIHEVAVMFVDFRGFTAAARSKTPQQVVDRLDGAFAVLVEILERHGGIVNKFLGDGFLALFGAPFEARDAAVQAVMAAREMVAAMERVNASSSWQLRIGIGIHLGEVVAGSIGSPRRKEYTVIGDTVNFASRLEALNKEFDSQLLISSEVRRAAGDGARDAVFHGAVSVRGYDRPFEIWQLH, encoded by the coding sequence ATGCAGATCGTGGGAGGAGCAGGACAGGCGAACGAAGCGCCGGCCGAGTTCGACCAGGCGCTGATGCGCCAGACGTTGAACACCGAGCTGCTGCGGGTGAGGGCGCTGATCGCCACTGCGGCTCTGTTTCTCGTGATATCGGTGCTGGTCGAAATCTTCGAGCCCAGGATCTCGGAGTGGATCTGGCCGAGCCGGATCGGGGTCCTCTACGTCTACGCGATCATCGTCGCATTCATCAGCTTCGAGACTCTCATCCTGTTCAGGATCAAGGCGGACATCCGCCACGGCCGGGACGTGCCGGTGATCTGGCGCTATGTCAGCGCCCTGGTCGAGACCTCGCTGCCAACGTTCGTCCTCATCCTGCAGATCGAGGGCATCGGCCACGACAAGGCGCTGGGCTTCGGCGCGCCGCTGGTCTATTTCATCTTCATCGTTCTCTCGACGCTTCGTCTCGATTTCTGGCTGTCGAGCTTCACCGGTCTGGTTGCCGCGGTGGAGCTGCTGGTGGTGGCGCTGTTCGACCGGCCTTCGATCGATCTCAGCCAGAATCCGGAGGTCTACTATCACGGTGAGCGCAGCTTCATCATCCTGTTGTGCGGGATGCTCGCCGGTGCCGTCAGCGTGCAGCTGCGACGCCAGTTCGCGGCGAGCATCGAGGCCGCGTCGGCGCGCGACCGCGTCACGGATTTGTTTGGCCAGCACGTCTCGCCCCAGGTCGTCGAGCGCCTGATGAAGGAGGGGACGGCAGAGGCGCGCGACATCCACGAGGTCGCGGTGATGTTCGTCGACTTCCGCGGCTTCACCGCGGCGGCTCGGTCGAAGACGCCGCAGCAGGTTGTCGATCGTCTCGACGGAGCGTTCGCGGTGCTGGTGGAGATCCTCGAGCGTCATGGCGGCATCGTCAACAAATTCCTCGGCGATGGTTTTCTGGCGCTGTTCGGCGCGCCGTTCGAGGCGCGCGATGCCGCCGTGCAGGCGGTCATGGCTGCGCGCGAGATGGTGGCAGCGATGGAGCGGGTCAACGCATCGTCGTCCTGGCAGCTCAGGATCGGGATCGGCATACATCTGGGCGAGGTGGTCGCCGGCAGCATCGGCTCGCCGCGGCGCAAAGAGTATACCGTCATCGGTGACACCGTGAATTTCGCCTCGCGGCTCGAGGCGCTGAACAAGGAGTTCGATTCGCAGCTCCTGATCTCGAGCGAGGTGCGGCGGGCGGCCGGCGACGGGGCGCGCGACGCCGTCTTCCACGGCGCGGTGTCGGTGCGCGGCTACGACCGGCCGTTCGAGATCTGGCAATTGCACTGA
- a CDS encoding ABC transporter permease, giving the protein MSDAAVHHASSEPRFGFWRRTYAMLVKEFIQLKRDRVSFAMIVMIPVMQLMLFGYAINTTPHHLPAAVLLQEDSDLGRSILKAMENTAYFRFTQEVSSVAEFDDLLLSGKVLFGVEIPRGFERAVRRGDRPALLVAADATDPVAASSALSSLGMIVQTALAHDLYTGNPVTTPFEIRAHARYNPAASSRLNIVPGLVGTILTMTMLIFTALSVTREIERGTMESLLSMPIKPVEVMLGKIIPYVMVGFLQATIIIGIGVLLFGVPIMGNLLLLALLSTLFIATNLSIGYTFSTLAQNQLQAMQLSMMFFLPSILLSGFMFPFLGMPQWAQVLGECLPLTHYLRIVRAIMLKGSTLQNLQHDTIALFGLMLFAMTVAVLRFRRTLD; this is encoded by the coding sequence ATGAGCGACGCAGCCGTCCATCACGCGTCTTCCGAGCCGCGCTTCGGCTTCTGGCGGCGCACCTACGCGATGCTGGTCAAGGAGTTCATCCAGCTCAAGCGCGACCGGGTCTCGTTTGCGATGATCGTGATGATCCCGGTGATGCAACTGATGCTGTTCGGCTACGCGATCAACACCACGCCGCATCATCTGCCGGCGGCGGTGCTGCTGCAGGAGGACAGCGATCTCGGCCGCTCGATCCTGAAGGCGATGGAGAACACCGCGTATTTCCGCTTCACCCAGGAGGTCAGCAGCGTCGCCGAGTTCGACGATCTCCTGCTGTCCGGCAAGGTCCTGTTCGGCGTCGAGATCCCGCGCGGCTTCGAGCGCGCGGTCCGCCGCGGCGACCGGCCGGCCCTGCTCGTTGCGGCCGACGCGACCGATCCGGTCGCGGCGTCATCGGCGCTGTCCTCGCTCGGCATGATCGTGCAGACCGCGCTGGCGCACGATCTGTACACCGGCAATCCCGTCACGACGCCGTTCGAGATCCGGGCCCACGCGCGCTACAACCCGGCGGCCTCGTCGCGGCTCAACATCGTGCCGGGCCTCGTCGGCACCATCCTGACCATGACCATGCTGATCTTCACCGCGCTCTCGGTGACGCGCGAGATCGAGCGCGGCACGATGGAGAGCCTGCTGTCGATGCCGATCAAGCCGGTCGAGGTCATGCTCGGCAAGATCATCCCCTATGTGATGGTCGGCTTCCTGCAGGCGACGATCATCATCGGCATCGGCGTCCTGCTGTTCGGCGTTCCGATCATGGGCAACCTGCTGCTGTTGGCGCTGCTGTCGACTCTGTTCATCGCGACCAACCTCTCGATCGGCTACACCTTCTCGACCCTGGCGCAGAACCAGCTGCAGGCAATGCAGCTCTCGATGATGTTCTTCCTGCCGAGCATCCTGTTGTCCGGATTCATGTTTCCCTTTCTTGGCATGCCGCAATGGGCGCAAGTGCTCGGTGAATGCCTGCCGCTGACGCACTATCTGCGCATCGTCCGCGCCATCATGCTGAAGGGCTCGACGCTCCAGAACCTGCAGCATGATACGATCGCCCTGTTCGGCCTCATGCTGTTCGCCATGACGGTCGCCGTCCTACGCTTCCGCCGCACCCTCGATTGA
- a CDS encoding ABC transporter ATP-binding protein gives MNGTGPAEIAIDVQGLTKSFDGREVVHDLSMQVKRGSIYGFLGPNGSGKTTTIRMLCGLLTPDGGEGTCLGFDIRRDADKIKRRVGYMTQRFSLYQDLSVRENLEFVARLYGMSDPRRAARDMVQRLGLAGRERQLAGELSGGWKQRLALGACTLPNPQLLLLDEPTAGVDPKARRDFWNEIHALAGEGLTVLVSTHYMDEAERCHEIAYIAYGHLLVHGTVSEVIAQSALTTYTVSGDDLRELAADLTGKPGVDMVAPFGTSLHVSGRDRDALDAAIAPWRDKADLHWQPAAPSLEDVFIDLMNRSRDNFQ, from the coding sequence ATGAACGGAACGGGTCCCGCCGAGATCGCGATCGACGTCCAGGGATTGACCAAGTCCTTCGACGGCCGCGAGGTCGTGCATGATCTGTCGATGCAGGTGAAGCGCGGCTCGATCTACGGCTTTCTCGGCCCGAACGGCTCGGGCAAGACCACGACCATCCGGATGCTGTGCGGCCTGCTGACACCCGACGGCGGCGAGGGCACCTGCCTCGGTTTCGACATCCGTCGCGACGCCGACAAGATCAAGCGCCGGGTGGGCTACATGACGCAGCGCTTCAGCCTCTATCAGGACCTCTCGGTGCGGGAGAACCTCGAATTCGTGGCGCGCCTCTATGGCATGTCCGATCCGCGCCGGGCCGCGCGCGACATGGTGCAGCGGCTCGGGCTTGCCGGCCGCGAGCGGCAGCTCGCCGGCGAGTTGTCGGGCGGCTGGAAGCAGCGGCTGGCGCTCGGGGCCTGCACCCTGCCGAATCCGCAACTGCTGCTGCTCGACGAGCCCACCGCCGGCGTCGATCCCAAGGCGCGGCGCGACTTCTGGAACGAGATCCATGCGCTCGCCGGCGAAGGGCTGACCGTGCTGGTCTCGACCCACTACATGGACGAGGCCGAGCGCTGTCACGAGATCGCCTATATCGCCTATGGTCATCTGCTGGTGCACGGCACCGTCTCGGAGGTGATCGCGCAATCGGCGCTCACCACGTATACGGTGAGCGGCGACGATCTGCGCGAGCTCGCGGCGGACCTCACCGGCAAGCCGGGGGTCGACATGGTGGCGCCGTTCGGCACCAGCCTGCACGTGTCCGGCCGCGACCGCGACGCGCTGGACGCTGCGATCGCGCCCTGGCGCGACAAGGCTGATCTGCACTGGCAGCCCGCCGCGCCCTCGCTCGAGGACGTCTTCATCGACCTGATGAACCGTTCACGGGACAATTTCCAATGA
- a CDS encoding efflux RND transporter periplasmic adaptor subunit: MSLLHCLAVLVTAFTFNACKETRDPGYQGWVEADMIFVSPDEAGRITKLNVHEGDVVKVGDPLYSVDDDLQQADLNQTKATLANAQQTYDRAAALSKTGAGTQATLDSAVSALRVAEAHLVTSQTRLARRKGVAPVAGTIQQIYFREGEMVAAQRPVLSIMPPGNMKLRFYVPEPDLPKLAIGDEVRVTCDNCADDLTARIYFLATSAEYTPPVIYSLDERNKLVYLIQARPSRPDALRVGQPVSIYPHSRTPDPKTPVADKQ, from the coding sequence ATGAGCCTGCTGCATTGCCTCGCCGTGCTGGTCACGGCCTTCACGTTCAACGCCTGCAAGGAGACGCGCGATCCCGGCTATCAAGGCTGGGTCGAGGCCGACATGATCTTCGTCAGCCCGGACGAAGCGGGTCGGATCACGAAGCTGAACGTGCATGAGGGCGACGTGGTCAAGGTCGGCGATCCGCTCTATTCGGTCGACGACGATCTGCAGCAGGCCGATCTCAACCAGACCAAGGCGACGCTGGCCAACGCGCAGCAGACCTATGACCGCGCCGCGGCCCTGAGCAAGACGGGCGCGGGGACACAGGCGACGCTCGACTCCGCCGTTTCGGCGCTGCGCGTCGCCGAGGCCCATCTCGTGACCTCGCAGACGCGGCTGGCACGGCGCAAGGGCGTGGCACCGGTCGCGGGCACTATCCAGCAGATCTACTTCCGCGAGGGCGAGATGGTCGCGGCGCAACGGCCAGTGCTGTCGATCATGCCGCCGGGCAACATGAAGCTGCGCTTCTACGTGCCCGAGCCTGATCTGCCGAAGCTCGCGATCGGTGACGAGGTCCGCGTCACCTGCGACAACTGTGCTGATGATCTGACGGCCAGAATCTATTTCCTCGCGACCTCGGCGGAATACACGCCGCCGGTGATCTACAGCCTCGATGAGCGCAACAAGCTCGTCTATCTGATCCAGGCGCGGCCGTCGCGGCCGGATGCGCTGCGCGTCGGCCAGCCGGTGAGCATCTATCCGCATTCCAGGACGCCTGATCCGAAGACCCCGGTGGCGGACAAGCAATGA
- a CDS encoding TetR/AcrR family transcriptional regulator: MSKPSKLSERRVQAAKPAGAGASRRADRSAERRAAIVQAAMDEFIARGFAATRLDDVAKRAGVAKGTIYLHFKDKESMFEELIRTAIVPFVGRLAAPPPAGGSVRDMVEALARMFLQEVAGTRRADLVRLIIAEGPRFPAIADFYYREVVSRGLAAMRALIQLAITRGEIREPKLVQHPQLMIAPMMVAVLWKSLFERHAPLDAEAMLQTHLDLIFGTRRPT, translated from the coding sequence ATGTCGAAGCCGTCGAAATTGTCCGAGCGCAGAGTTCAGGCCGCCAAGCCAGCGGGAGCTGGCGCGTCGCGCCGGGCGGATCGCTCCGCCGAGCGCCGCGCGGCGATCGTGCAGGCGGCGATGGACGAGTTCATCGCCCGAGGCTTCGCGGCGACCCGGCTGGACGACGTCGCCAAGCGGGCCGGGGTCGCCAAGGGGACGATCTATCTGCACTTCAAGGACAAGGAATCGATGTTCGAGGAATTGATCCGGACCGCGATCGTGCCCTTCGTCGGCCGTCTTGCCGCACCGCCGCCTGCCGGCGGCTCGGTGCGCGACATGGTCGAGGCGTTGGCGCGCATGTTCCTGCAGGAGGTCGCCGGCACCCGGCGGGCCGATCTCGTCCGGCTCATCATCGCGGAAGGGCCGCGCTTTCCGGCCATTGCCGATTTCTATTATCGCGAGGTCGTCTCCCGCGGTCTCGCGGCCATGCGCGCGCTGATCCAGTTGGCGATCACGCGCGGCGAGATCCGCGAGCCCAAGCTGGTGCAACACCCGCAATTGATGATCGCGCCAATGATGGTCGCGGTGCTGTGGAAGAGCCTGTTCGAGCGACATGCGCCGCTCGACGCCGAAGCGATGCTGCAGACCCATCTCGATCTGATCTTTGGCACGAGGAGGCCGACATGA
- a CDS encoding alpha-glucosidase/alpha-galactosidase translates to MAAVTKIVFLGASSASFGLSVFRDLFSTHDLAGSTLVLVGRDPIRLARSEALARLLNDLSGAGLKIEATTDWRAALDGAGFVIHATAIDRNRLWKLDFEVPRKYGIRHTLGENGGPGALFFTLRTLPVVFDFVREMERRCPDALFINFSNPESRIILALGLHSRLAHIGLCHGIFIARSQVASILELAEERVDVWGAGLNHFQCLMQIRDRDTGADLYPLLREKAGSHDPKVAPLTRALLRDFGFWLGCGDSHVGEYLAYGWEAGESGYDFAWDEAERAKLIRQIDEVLAGKSGMPDWWRMPSGERAVTVIGSVLHDRKQVIESGVVLNRHVIPNLAAEAAVEVPVVADRVGIHPVSLGPLPDAVAKLMSVQVQVQQLAVQAAMTASKDLALQALLIDPVVNSAAAARQIVDELWEVNRPYIRSCA, encoded by the coding sequence ATGGCAGCCGTCACCAAGATCGTCTTCCTCGGCGCGAGCAGCGCGTCCTTCGGACTCAGCGTGTTCCGGGACCTGTTCTCGACGCATGATCTCGCGGGTTCGACGCTCGTGCTGGTCGGCCGCGACCCGATCCGGCTTGCCCGGTCGGAAGCACTGGCCCGGCTGCTCAACGACCTCTCCGGCGCCGGCCTTAAGATCGAGGCGACCACGGATTGGCGCGCGGCGCTCGACGGCGCCGGCTTCGTGATCCATGCCACCGCGATCGACCGCAACCGCTTGTGGAAGCTCGATTTCGAGGTGCCGCGCAAATACGGCATCCGGCACACGCTGGGCGAGAATGGCGGGCCGGGCGCATTGTTCTTCACGCTCCGCACCTTGCCGGTCGTATTCGACTTCGTGCGCGAGATGGAGCGGCGCTGTCCGGACGCGCTGTTCATCAACTTCTCCAATCCTGAGAGCCGCATCATCCTCGCGCTGGGGCTTCACAGCCGCCTCGCGCATATCGGCCTGTGCCACGGCATCTTCATCGCGCGCAGCCAGGTGGCTTCCATTCTGGAACTGGCCGAGGAGCGCGTGGACGTGTGGGGCGCCGGGCTCAACCATTTCCAATGTCTCATGCAGATCCGGGATCGCGACACCGGGGCCGATCTCTATCCACTGCTCCGCGAAAAGGCTGGGAGCCACGACCCCAAGGTCGCGCCGCTGACGCGGGCGCTGTTGCGCGACTTCGGCTTCTGGCTGGGCTGCGGCGACAGCCATGTCGGCGAATATCTCGCCTATGGCTGGGAAGCGGGCGAGAGCGGGTACGACTTCGCCTGGGACGAGGCGGAACGGGCCAAGCTGATCCGGCAGATCGACGAGGTCCTGGCAGGCAAATCCGGCATGCCGGACTGGTGGCGAATGCCGTCCGGAGAGCGCGCGGTCACCGTGATCGGCTCGGTGCTGCACGATCGGAAGCAGGTCATCGAGTCCGGCGTCGTTCTGAACCGTCACGTCATTCCCAACCTGGCTGCCGAGGCCGCGGTCGAAGTGCCCGTTGTCGCCGATCGCGTCGGTATCCATCCGGTGTCGCTGGGCCCGCTTCCAGATGCCGTCGCCAAGCTGATGTCGGTCCAGGTTCAGGTTCAGCAACTGGCGGTGCAGGCGGCCATGACCGCCTCCAAGGATCTCGCGCTGCAGGCGCTGCTCATCGATCCCGTCGTCAACTCGGCGGCCGCCGCGCGCCAGATCGTGGACGAGCTCTGGGAGGTCAATCGGCCTTACATCAGGTCCTGTGCGTGA
- the adhP gene encoding alcohol dehydrogenase AdhP gives MQTMKAAVVKAFGKPLDIEDVPIPVPGPGELLVRVKACGVCHTDLHAASGDWPVKPVPPFIPGHEAAGIVAALGPGGTDFKVGDAVGVAWLHDACLRCEYCETGWETLCEHQHNTGYSVNGGFAEYVIASAAFAARLPANVDFARIAPILCAGVTTYKGLKETDARPGEWVVVSGVGGLGHVAIQYAKAMGLKAIGLDIAEDKLKLALEAGAEHAVNALDKDAVAQVIAITGGGAHGVLVTAVSTPAFAQALHMVRRKGTVSLVGLPPGEFPTPIFDVVLKRITVRGSIVGTRRDLDEAIAFAADGKVTAEVTTAPLSEINTVFDRMKAGKIDGRVVLDFG, from the coding sequence ATGCAGACCATGAAAGCCGCCGTCGTCAAAGCCTTCGGCAAGCCGCTCGACATCGAGGACGTTCCGATTCCTGTGCCGGGACCCGGCGAGCTTCTGGTCAGGGTGAAGGCGTGCGGCGTCTGCCACACCGACCTTCACGCCGCCTCCGGCGATTGGCCGGTGAAGCCGGTGCCGCCATTCATCCCAGGACACGAGGCGGCCGGGATCGTCGCGGCGCTCGGGCCCGGGGGCACCGACTTCAAGGTCGGCGACGCCGTGGGCGTGGCGTGGCTGCACGATGCCTGCCTGCGCTGCGAGTATTGCGAGACCGGCTGGGAGACCTTGTGCGAGCACCAGCACAACACCGGCTACAGCGTGAATGGCGGCTTTGCCGAATACGTGATCGCATCCGCGGCGTTCGCTGCGCGTCTGCCGGCCAATGTGGATTTCGCCAGGATCGCCCCGATCCTCTGCGCCGGCGTCACCACCTACAAGGGTTTGAAGGAGACCGACGCGCGGCCGGGCGAGTGGGTGGTGGTCTCCGGCGTCGGCGGCCTCGGTCATGTTGCAATCCAGTATGCGAAGGCGATGGGGCTGAAGGCGATCGGTCTCGACATCGCCGAGGACAAGCTGAAACTCGCGCTGGAGGCCGGCGCCGAACATGCCGTCAACGCGCTCGACAAGGATGCCGTGGCGCAGGTGATCGCAATCACCGGCGGCGGCGCGCATGGCGTGCTGGTCACTGCGGTGTCGACGCCGGCTTTTGCCCAGGCGCTGCACATGGTCCGCCGCAAGGGGACGGTCAGCCTCGTCGGCTTGCCGCCGGGCGAATTCCCGACACCGATCTTCGATGTCGTGCTGAAGCGCATCACCGTGCGCGGCTCGATCGTCGGCACCAGGCGTGATCTCGACGAAGCCATCGCGTTCGCCGCGGACGGCAAGGTGACGGCCGAGGTGACCACAGCGCCATTGTCGGAGATCAACACCGTCTTCGACCGCATGAAGGCCGGCAAGATCGACGGTCGCGTGGTGCTCGACTTCGGCTGA
- a CDS encoding DUF2000 family protein, whose product MQFDTKIALIIRNDLKAWQKLNVAAFLSSGIAAAFPECIGAPYEDGSATLYHALIGQPILIYGAPDRAALARALDRALSRSVKPALYTDDMFKTTHDEANRDVVKAVARTDLNLVGLAFRAERKVVDKVVDGLKFHA is encoded by the coding sequence ATGCAATTCGACACCAAGATCGCGCTGATCATCCGCAACGATCTCAAGGCCTGGCAGAAGCTCAACGTCGCGGCGTTTCTTTCCAGCGGCATCGCCGCGGCATTTCCCGAATGCATCGGCGCACCTTATGAGGACGGCTCGGCAACCCTGTATCACGCGTTGATCGGGCAACCGATCCTGATCTACGGCGCGCCGGATCGTGCCGCGCTGGCGCGTGCTCTGGATCGGGCGCTGTCGCGCAGCGTGAAGCCGGCGCTCTACACCGATGACATGTTCAAGACCACGCATGACGAGGCCAACCGTGATGTCGTGAAGGCGGTGGCGCGCACCGATCTCAATCTGGTGGGATTGGCGTTTCGTGCGGAGCGCAAGGTGGTCGACAAGGTCGTCGACGGACTCAAATTTCACGCCTGA
- a CDS encoding DUF4189 domain-containing protein — translation MIISTAARRFALFAFGLTVIVGAARIADTSAISPAHAAGAFAMGQCAAYGQAFDYPAEHLAKAAALKQCKGDCTAVTMKKACAAFAVDLTNPCGAHGYAVRPTISTSLNEATRECYKYGGKECVIRAWVCDAKG, via the coding sequence GTGATCATTTCGACCGCCGCGCGACGTTTCGCGCTGTTTGCATTTGGATTGACCGTGATCGTTGGTGCCGCGCGCATCGCAGACACCAGCGCCATCAGTCCGGCGCATGCGGCCGGCGCGTTCGCCATGGGCCAGTGCGCCGCCTATGGCCAGGCGTTCGACTATCCGGCGGAGCATCTCGCCAAGGCCGCGGCGCTCAAGCAGTGCAAGGGCGACTGCACCGCGGTGACGATGAAGAAGGCCTGCGCGGCGTTCGCGGTCGATCTCACCAATCCCTGCGGCGCCCACGGCTATGCTGTTCGGCCGACGATCTCGACCTCGCTCAACGAGGCGACCCGGGAATGCTACAAATATGGCGGCAAGGAATGCGTCATCCGCGCCTGGGTATGCGACGCCAAGGGTTGA
- a CDS encoding molybdopterin-binding/glycosyltransferase family 2 protein: MKFGPASPAEAIGGVTVHTLRKGSLVLKKGTLIGPAEVEALVREGVKEIVVVRLEAGDVSEDEAAADVAKVVAGAGIHVDRAFTGRANLFAAQAGVLMIDRAAVERINGVDEAITFATLPAFKPVVEGEMVGTVKLIPFGVEGRLRDAAVAAAGRGALSIASYVIKRVGVVSTLLPGLAPKVIDKTLRVTAERLAPAGATIIAERRVPHEQAALAAAIRELLALGAELVIVFGASAIADRRDVIPAAITGIGGAIEHFGMPVDPGNLLLIGNAGGVPVLGAPGCARSPAENGFDWVLMRLLAGIKVSRAELTAMGVGGLLMEIVTRPQPRATPEAEGERKVVAVVLAAGRSTRMGGPNKLLAELDGKKLVRIVTEQALASKAGEVIVVTGHQAELVEQALSDLNVRFVRNPDFAGGLASSVKSGIAAVPEGVDGAVVCLGDMPMVSSDLLDRLIGAFAPDRGNLIVVPVSEGRRGNPVLWSRRFFAELMTLDGDVGARHLIAKHTEAVAEVPVDGDSAFLDIDTPQALEAARRG, encoded by the coding sequence ATGAAGTTCGGTCCTGCCAGTCCAGCCGAGGCGATCGGCGGGGTGACGGTGCACACCCTGCGCAAAGGATCATTGGTGCTGAAGAAGGGCACGCTGATCGGTCCCGCGGAGGTCGAGGCGCTGGTCCGGGAAGGCGTCAAGGAGATCGTCGTCGTCCGGCTCGAGGCCGGCGACGTCTCCGAGGACGAGGCGGCCGCCGACGTCGCCAAGGTCGTCGCCGGCGCGGGCATTCACGTCGATCGCGCCTTCACCGGGCGCGCCAATCTGTTCGCGGCGCAGGCCGGCGTGCTGATGATCGACCGCGCCGCGGTCGAGCGCATCAACGGCGTCGACGAGGCCATCACCTTTGCGACCTTGCCGGCGTTCAAGCCGGTGGTCGAAGGCGAGATGGTCGGCACCGTCAAGCTGATCCCGTTCGGCGTCGAAGGCCGCCTGCGCGATGCCGCCGTCGCGGCGGCGGGCAGGGGCGCGCTCAGCATCGCCTCCTATGTGATCAAGCGCGTCGGCGTGGTCTCGACGCTTCTTCCGGGGCTCGCACCCAAGGTCATCGACAAGACGCTGCGCGTCACCGCAGAGCGGCTCGCTCCGGCCGGCGCCACCATCATCGCCGAGCGCCGCGTGCCGCATGAGCAGGCCGCGCTGGCTGCTGCGATCAGGGAGCTGCTGGCGCTGGGCGCCGAGCTCGTCATCGTGTTCGGCGCGTCCGCCATCGCCGACCGCCGCGACGTCATTCCAGCCGCAATCACCGGCATTGGCGGTGCCATCGAGCATTTCGGCATGCCGGTCGATCCCGGCAATCTGCTCTTGATCGGCAATGCCGGCGGTGTGCCGGTGCTCGGCGCGCCCGGCTGCGCCCGTTCGCCGGCGGAGAACGGTTTTGACTGGGTGCTGATGCGGCTGCTCGCCGGCATCAAGGTCAGCCGCGCCGAGCTCACGGCCATGGGTGTGGGTGGCCTCCTCATGGAGATCGTGACGCGGCCGCAGCCGCGCGCCACGCCGGAGGCCGAGGGCGAACGCAAGGTCGTCGCCGTCGTGCTCGCCGCCGGACGCTCGACCCGCATGGGGGGACCGAACAAGCTGCTGGCCGAGCTCGACGGCAAGAAGTTGGTACGCATCGTGACCGAGCAGGCGCTGGCCTCCAAGGCCGGTGAGGTCATCGTCGTCACCGGTCATCAGGCAGAGCTGGTCGAACAGGCGCTGTCCGACCTCAACGTCCGCTTCGTCCGCAACCCGGATTTCGCCGGCGGCCTCGCCAGCTCGGTGAAATCGGGCATTGCCGCGGTGCCTGAGGGCGTCGATGGCGCGGTGGTGTGCCTGGGTGACATGCCGATGGTGTCCTCGGATCTGCTCGACCGCCTGATCGGCGCGTTCGCGCCCGATCGCGGCAATTTGATCGTGGTGCCTGTGTCCGAGGGACGCCGCGGCAACCCCGTGCTGTGGTCGCGCCGCTTCTTCGCCGAGCTGATGACGCTGGACGGCGATGTCGGCGCGCGGCACCTGATCGCCAAGCACACCGAGGCTGTCGCCGAGGTGCCGGTCGACGGTGACAGTGCATTTCTCGACATCGACACGCCGCAGGCGCTGGAAGCCGCGCGGCGCGGTTGA
- a CDS encoding XdhC family protein: protein MQPATLAELNAERAARRPAILVTDVGSGAQRLVRAAAIANDPLRNELSTHLRMGKSGMVEVDGKRLFLNVYAPTAKLVIVGAVHISQALAPIAKSLGYDVTVVDPRTAFASPERFPDVPLIAEWPDVALPPLNVDHYTAFVALTHDPKIDDPALLHAFSRDCFYIGALGSRKTHAKRGDRLRAQGASDADIARIHAPIGLAIGAVSPSEIAVSIMAEITATLRLPAKEKEQAA from the coding sequence ATGCAGCCTGCAACGCTGGCCGAACTGAACGCCGAGCGTGCCGCGCGCCGCCCGGCGATTCTCGTCACCGACGTCGGCTCCGGCGCGCAGCGCCTGGTCAGGGCCGCCGCCATCGCCAACGATCCGCTGCGCAACGAGCTGTCGACCCATCTGCGTATGGGCAAGAGCGGCATGGTCGAGGTGGACGGCAAGCGGCTGTTCCTGAACGTCTACGCGCCGACGGCCAAGCTCGTGATCGTCGGCGCCGTCCATATCAGCCAGGCGTTGGCGCCGATCGCCAAGTCGCTGGGCTATGACGTCACCGTCGTCGATCCGCGCACGGCTTTCGCCAGCCCCGAGCGCTTCCCTGACGTGCCGCTGATCGCCGAATGGCCCGACGTGGCGCTGCCCCCGCTCAACGTCGATCACTACACCGCCTTTGTCGCGCTGACGCATGATCCGAAGATCGACGATCCGGCGCTGCTGCACGCCTTCTCGCGCGACTGCTTCTATATCGGCGCGCTCGGCTCGCGGAAGACGCACGCCAAGCGCGGTGATCGGCTGCGCGCGCAGGGCGCCAGCGATGCCGACATTGCCCGCATCCATGCGCCGATCGGGCTCGCCATCGGCGCGGTGTCGCCGTCGGAGATCGCGGTCTCGATCATGGCCGAGATCACCGCCACGTTGCGGCTGCCGGCCAAGGAGAAAGAGCAGGCGGCATGA
- a CDS encoding XdhC family protein: MLNRDEDILRAAEDWHKSGHGVALATVVETWGSAPRPVGSNLVINDEGTFLGSVSGGCVEGAVVTEALDVISSGQPKMLEFGVADETAWNVGLSCGGTIRVFVEKVG; the protein is encoded by the coding sequence ATGCTCAACCGCGACGAAGACATCCTCAGGGCCGCCGAGGACTGGCACAAATCCGGTCACGGCGTGGCGCTCGCCACCGTGGTCGAGACCTGGGGCTCGGCGCCGCGCCCGGTCGGCTCCAACCTCGTGATCAACGATGAGGGCACCTTCCTGGGCTCGGTGTCCGGCGGCTGTGTCGAGGGCGCCGTCGTCACCGAGGCGCTGGACGTCATCTCCAGCGGCCAGCCCAAGATGCTGGAGTTCGGCGTCGCCGACGAGACGGCCTGGAATGTCGGCTTGTCCTGCGGCGGCACCATCCGCGTGTTCGTCGAGAAGGTGGGTTGA